From a region of the Candidatus Limnocylindrales bacterium genome:
- a CDS encoding DUF4236 domain-containing protein, protein MGWNFRRSINLGGGFRVKLSKSGVGVSGGTRGLRIGIGPRGKRVNVSVPGTGIGYTKQEGWRRGQTRSGSWIGTIVILALLALAAALFVG, encoded by the coding sequence ATGGGCTGGAACTTTCGCAGAAGCATCAACCTCGGCGGCGGCTTTCGCGTCAAACTGTCGAAGTCAGGTGTGGGCGTGAGCGGCGGCACTCGCGGTCTTCGGATCGGCATCGGACCTCGCGGAAAGCGCGTGAACGTCTCCGTGCCGGGCACGGGAATCGGATATACCAAGCAGGAGGGCTGGCGGCGGGGCCAGACCCGCAGCGGTTCCTGGATCGGAACGATCGTCATTCTCGCGCTGCTCGCCCTGGCCGCAGCACTGTTCGTCGGCTGA
- a CDS encoding HTH domain-containing protein translates to MTIAEAAEQILIASREPMHAAAIAKAIAEKGLYVFRAKDPGSMVAGALYKRIQTLGDDCAVKKVGPSQFTARR, encoded by the coding sequence ATGACGATTGCAGAGGCAGCAGAGCAGATACTTATCGCATCGCGTGAGCCGATGCATGCGGCCGCGATCGCAAAAGCTATCGCGGAGAAGGGGCTCTACGTTTTCCGAGCAAAGGATCCAGGCAGCATGGTTGCTGGAGCTCTTTACAAGCGCATACAAACGCTGGGTGACGACTGTGCAGTGAAGAAAGTGGGGCCGAGCCAATTCACCGCACGCCGCTAG
- a CDS encoding DNA phosphorothioation-associated putative methyltransferase — MINEDAAFNVGTCDATQRADLLRSRAKTAMHRDVCSRPIAIALSEGLIHRECSVFDYGCGRGADIRFLRKQKVVVDGWDPHYRPNVDRIPADVVNLAYVLNVIEDPSERSETLRTAYELARQLLVVSVRVDRALEPVADLADGHLTRTGTFQKIYDQTEFVTYVTEVLGVKPQVAALGIVYIFKDPAIQARFVANRAFTRRLEYRSDLIAEFKADRIARRYVRRAHELGRVPLPEEFSSYDVLCERFGSPQRIERLLLSQINRESFEGTREQRKHDILTFLASLRLQLVPLPAAADLQRTVRADIRGLWGSYQRALKESERLLFSLGNADVVSKACREAGVGKLLPEDLYFHTSAESDLPAVLRLLLCAARSVTGDVAYDVVKVRLDGRAISFLKYNDFDGDPHPTLFYSVRVYLPRASYQIRHFGKSDNPPILHRKDALVLPTYPYFGRFRELTEAEVSAGLLDRPDIGMRRQWTELLALRGFRLEGHALRAITSVESTAVRTPGRLGGRA, encoded by the coding sequence ATGATCAACGAAGACGCGGCTTTCAATGTAGGTACCTGTGACGCCACGCAACGCGCCGATCTACTGCGCTCTCGTGCCAAAACTGCGATGCACCGGGACGTGTGTTCGCGGCCAATTGCCATCGCCCTCTCGGAAGGGTTGATCCATCGTGAATGCAGCGTCTTTGATTACGGTTGCGGACGCGGTGCAGACATCCGCTTTCTGCGTAAGCAGAAGGTCGTTGTCGATGGCTGGGATCCGCATTACCGGCCGAATGTCGACCGTATACCCGCAGATGTCGTCAATCTCGCCTACGTCCTGAACGTCATCGAAGACCCCAGTGAACGGAGTGAGACGCTAAGAACGGCGTACGAGCTTGCAAGGCAGCTGTTGGTCGTTAGCGTACGCGTCGATCGTGCGCTGGAGCCCGTCGCTGACCTCGCCGACGGCCATCTTACGCGAACGGGCACATTTCAAAAAATCTACGACCAGACCGAGTTCGTGACCTATGTAACTGAAGTGCTCGGCGTAAAACCCCAGGTTGCAGCTCTTGGGATCGTGTACATTTTTAAAGACCCCGCTATCCAGGCTCGGTTCGTCGCCAATCGCGCATTCACGCGACGGCTAGAGTATCGAAGCGACCTTATCGCCGAATTCAAGGCGGACCGCATTGCGCGTCGGTATGTTCGGCGCGCACATGAACTGGGACGTGTGCCCTTGCCGGAGGAATTCTCTTCGTACGACGTTCTGTGTGAGCGATTCGGCTCTCCACAGCGCATCGAACGGTTGCTGCTCAGTCAAATCAACCGGGAAAGCTTTGAAGGGACGCGAGAACAGCGCAAGCACGACATCCTGACCTTTCTTGCCTCGCTGCGTCTACAACTGGTACCGCTTCCGGCCGCGGCAGACTTACAGCGCACTGTCCGTGCAGACATTCGCGGCCTTTGGGGAAGTTACCAGCGTGCGTTGAAGGAGAGTGAACGATTGCTGTTCAGTCTCGGCAATGCCGACGTCGTGAGCAAGGCATGTCGGGAGGCGGGGGTCGGAAAGCTGTTGCCAGAAGACCTCTATTTTCATACCTCTGCTGAAAGCGATCTTCCCGCCGTATTGCGACTACTGCTTTGCGCCGCTCGATCGGTGACCGGCGACGTAGCCTACGACGTCGTCAAGGTCCGCCTGGACGGCCGCGCGATCTCGTTCCTCAAGTACAACGATTTTGATGGCGACCCGCATCCGACGCTGTTCTATAGCGTGCGCGTCTATCTGCCGCGCGCGTCATACCAGATCAGGCATTTTGGCAAGTCAGACAACCCGCCAATCCTCCATCGCAAAGACGCGCTCGTATTGCCTACCTACCCGTACTTTGGGCGGTTCCGTGAACTGACAGAGGCTGAGGTGAGTGCCGGCCTTCTCGATCGCCCCGATATCGGTATGCGCCGGCAATGGACCGAACTGCTAGCCCTGCGCGGCTTCCGCCTCGAAGGGCACGCGCTCAGGGCTATTACATCCGTGGAGTCGACGGCTGTGCGCACTCCTGGCAGGCTCGGTGGGAGGGCTTGA